In Zobellia roscoffensis, the following are encoded in one genomic region:
- a CDS encoding flavin reductase family protein, translated as MISILPEAVSTAQLHGYLLGAVGPRPIAFASTVDEKGNPNLSPFSFFNVFSANPPVLIFSPARRVRDNTTKHTLQNVLLTMEVVINIVNYDMVQQMSLSSTEYGKEVNEFEKSGLTMLPSDIVKPFRVAESPVQFECKVTKVEALGREGGAGNLIFAEVVKVHVDPDVLDENGVIDQHKIDQVARMGGNWYSRANAGMFEVPKPLSSLGVGVDAIPEHIRLSKILTGNDLGMLGNIEEIPDTNSVQEFVENNMEIRSLLSGGERKSLELKAQGFLQQKDVLSAWKVLLAQ; from the coding sequence ATGATTTCGATACTTCCAGAAGCGGTTTCCACTGCGCAATTACACGGTTATCTTTTAGGGGCTGTAGGGCCAAGACCTATTGCATTTGCAAGTACGGTAGATGAAAAAGGGAATCCTAATTTATCTCCTTTTAGTTTCTTTAATGTGTTCAGTGCCAATCCGCCAGTTTTAATTTTCTCTCCGGCGCGTAGGGTGCGGGATAATACTACCAAGCATACCTTGCAAAATGTTTTGTTGACTATGGAAGTAGTCATAAACATTGTTAATTATGACATGGTACAGCAAATGTCGTTATCGAGTACGGAGTACGGAAAAGAGGTGAACGAGTTTGAGAAATCTGGCCTCACTATGTTGCCTTCGGATATTGTAAAACCATTTCGGGTTGCTGAATCGCCGGTGCAGTTTGAGTGTAAAGTAACTAAAGTTGAAGCTTTGGGGCGAGAAGGAGGTGCGGGTAATCTAATATTTGCCGAGGTTGTAAAAGTACATGTGGATCCAGATGTTTTGGATGAAAACGGAGTTATTGATCAACATAAAATAGATCAAGTTGCCCGTATGGGCGGTAATTGGTATAGTCGTGCAAATGCTGGGATGTTTGAAGTACCTAAACCACTTTCTTCTCTGGGAGTTGGGGTTGATGCTATACCGGAGCATATTAGGTTGAGCAAAATTTTAACCGGAAACGATTTAGGTATGTTGGGTAATATAGAGGAAATTCCGGATACTAATTCCGTTCAAGAATTTGTAGAAAACAACATGGAAATACGCTCGCTTCTTAGTGGAGGGGAAAGGAAATCTTTAGAACTTAAAGCTCAAGGGTTTTTACAACAGAAAGATGTGCTTTCTGCTTGGAAGGTATTATTGGCGCAGTAA
- a CDS encoding T9SS type A sorting domain-containing protein, producing the protein MLQRLFCLLLFLPLSVLLQGQCMIVPEPLENLITASPLVVEGKVRSQESFWDSDNKNIYTVNEIEVFKVFQGVFTASTIHVVTKGGVVGLQMDRVSSALELEVGDMGLFMLQDNLVNLPVSTDLYRPTEGVLGYIHYDLPIGTAQGVYDSYSDISGDLYGQITNSTGLAILDVGLWDQEDSELSGVSSVEKSIVATQEENSHANFEIHAGVGNLLTITGADFGNEQGSVLFPDANSGGNTYIAALPSQVKQWSNDKIELEVPYRAGTGAVRIDKANGESLISEESLLIGYDHINIEYTTNVTTNAYETQLTSDNGVGGYNFQYITDFSKNSGATQAFDKLIETWSCATGVNFKIGEVTTVDEDAADGINVVRFDNGDELSGNTLAYARSRYQGCFQEGTIKWFVSEIEVVVNDDYNWYYGDGLPSNQQFDFETVMLHEIGHAHQLGHVINSGEVMHFSVGPGQQKRELSEIDSFGGEFVTNKSTTELVCGRDLMDYNWVCCETLVVTGQPSGQVVCVEGETAKFSFDVDFAHNWKWQENIEGIWVDLMNNDSYSGVATNQLTVVASDKEQSQFRCIAGNFCEEFVISDPAELYQHNMDVSVGITAATCSADGTIQLNRNNTVGTLNVVIAGIEPTNELWLPNEDSFTVSVPYGDYSVVVERMDAACAQELGTFKIQEPMPLTLTPELLVTTETCTDDNRSIKVYLNDHPRFSTVLLSIDGGKTFESFKDTLGSVVFENLTIGTYDVLGKWEDESCETSVITVQIEPIKVPELAVEVVHANCEGADGTFLFELESDFDFNQIEVSVDGGVNYDYLFDAESDEIKISELSVGTYQLWARWEGLSCGGSLGVFDIKKQMENGEDCSSIETDTIEDSDEVNLSFYPNPAKEQVYVKSRNVEILKFQLFSALGVMVLDGIPERKNEDTFYVEIGHLQAGIYTLQLSTVNDISTKKVIIE; encoded by the coding sequence ATGCTTCAAAGATTATTCTGTTTATTACTGTTTTTGCCACTATCGGTTTTACTTCAAGGGCAGTGTATGATTGTTCCAGAACCTTTAGAAAATTTAATTACGGCCTCCCCATTGGTCGTTGAAGGCAAAGTTCGCTCTCAAGAGAGTTTTTGGGATTCCGATAACAAAAACATTTATACTGTAAATGAAATCGAGGTTTTTAAAGTATTTCAAGGTGTTTTTACAGCTAGCACTATTCATGTAGTCACTAAAGGTGGTGTAGTTGGTTTACAAATGGACAGGGTTTCCAGTGCTTTAGAGCTAGAAGTGGGTGACATGGGCCTGTTTATGCTTCAAGATAACTTAGTTAATTTGCCTGTCTCTACAGATTTATATCGTCCTACAGAAGGTGTTTTGGGCTATATTCATTATGATTTGCCCATCGGTACTGCTCAAGGGGTATATGATAGTTATTCTGATATATCGGGAGATTTATACGGTCAGATTACCAATAGTACCGGTTTAGCAATATTGGATGTCGGGTTGTGGGATCAGGAAGATTCGGAACTTTCTGGCGTGTCTTCGGTTGAAAAATCAATTGTTGCAACCCAGGAAGAAAACAGTCATGCTAATTTTGAGATTCATGCCGGCGTAGGAAACCTGCTTACTATAACAGGTGCCGATTTTGGAAATGAGCAAGGGTCTGTTTTGTTTCCAGATGCCAATAGTGGTGGAAATACGTACATCGCTGCTTTGCCTAGTCAGGTAAAACAGTGGTCTAACGATAAGATTGAATTGGAGGTGCCCTATAGAGCGGGTACAGGTGCAGTTCGGATTGACAAGGCCAATGGTGAATCGCTCATAAGCGAAGAAAGTCTGCTTATTGGGTATGACCACATTAATATTGAATACACAACAAATGTAACTACCAATGCCTATGAAACCCAGTTAACATCTGATAATGGTGTAGGAGGGTATAACTTTCAGTATATAACCGATTTTTCAAAAAATAGTGGTGCGACCCAAGCTTTCGATAAATTAATTGAAACTTGGTCTTGTGCTACGGGTGTAAATTTTAAAATAGGAGAGGTTACCACTGTAGATGAAGATGCAGCGGACGGTATAAACGTGGTACGTTTTGATAATGGAGACGAACTTAGTGGAAATACCTTAGCTTATGCGCGGTCACGTTATCAAGGTTGTTTCCAGGAAGGAACCATTAAATGGTTCGTCTCTGAAATAGAGGTCGTGGTCAACGATGATTACAATTGGTATTATGGCGACGGATTGCCAAGCAACCAGCAATTTGATTTTGAAACTGTCATGCTACATGAAATAGGTCATGCCCATCAGTTGGGTCATGTGATCAACTCGGGTGAGGTGATGCATTTTTCGGTAGGGCCAGGACAACAAAAACGTGAGTTGAGCGAAATAGATAGTTTTGGAGGGGAGTTCGTCACCAATAAAAGTACTACGGAGTTGGTCTGTGGAAGAGATTTAATGGATTATAATTGGGTGTGCTGCGAGACCTTGGTTGTAACGGGCCAGCCATCAGGTCAGGTAGTTTGTGTAGAAGGAGAAACAGCGAAATTCAGTTTTGATGTTGATTTTGCCCATAATTGGAAATGGCAGGAAAACATAGAAGGAATTTGGGTGGATTTAATGAATAATGATAGCTATTCCGGCGTAGCTACTAATCAATTGACTGTTGTTGCCAGTGACAAAGAACAATCTCAATTTCGTTGCATAGCAGGTAATTTTTGCGAAGAATTCGTAATATCCGATCCAGCAGAATTATACCAACACAATATGGATGTTTCCGTAGGTATTACAGCGGCTACTTGCAGCGCAGATGGTACAATTCAATTGAATAGAAATAATACTGTTGGTACGCTCAATGTAGTTATTGCGGGCATAGAACCCACAAACGAGCTTTGGCTACCCAATGAAGATAGTTTCACTGTTTCGGTTCCATATGGCGATTATTCGGTTGTAGTAGAAAGAATGGATGCCGCATGTGCTCAAGAATTGGGAACATTTAAAATTCAAGAGCCTATGCCTTTAACACTTACGCCTGAATTGCTTGTAACAACTGAGACCTGTACCGATGATAATAGAAGTATTAAAGTGTACCTGAATGATCATCCAAGATTTAGTACGGTGTTGTTGAGTATAGATGGAGGAAAAACTTTTGAATCCTTTAAAGATACTCTTGGGTCTGTGGTTTTTGAAAATCTTACAATTGGAACTTATGATGTTCTGGGTAAGTGGGAAGATGAATCCTGCGAAACCTCGGTAATTACGGTGCAGATAGAACCTATAAAGGTGCCTGAACTTGCTGTTGAGGTTGTTCATGCCAATTGTGAAGGTGCTGATGGTACTTTTCTTTTTGAGCTGGAGTCCGATTTTGATTTTAATCAGATTGAAGTAAGCGTAGATGGAGGCGTCAATTACGATTATCTATTTGATGCTGAGTCTGACGAAATCAAAATTTCTGAACTTTCTGTTGGTACCTATCAATTATGGGCACGTTGGGAAGGATTATCATGTGGTGGTTCTCTGGGCGTTTTCGACATTAAGAAACAAATGGAAAATGGTGAAGATTGCTCTAGTATAGAAACGGATACTATCGAAGATAGCGATGAAGTAAACCTGAGCTTTTATCCAAATCCTGCCAAAGAGCAGGTATATGTAAAAAGTAGGAATGTTGAAATCCTAAAATTTCAACTGTTCAGTGCTCTTGGGGTAATGGTATTGGATGGCATCCCGGAACGTAAAAATGAAGATACCTTCTATGTTGAAATCGGGCATCTTCAAGCTGGTATATATACGCTGCAGCTGAGTACTGTGAATGATATTAGCACTAAAAAGGTTATAATAGAGTAA
- a CDS encoding esterase-like activity of phytase family protein: MKNFTLEIVGLMILTTIISCEHLDDFVGHGGAQNSEITSLEFVDEYVLPDGTMYADTQVGGLSAIDYADGKWYMISDDPKAPIRFYNADIQFDDNGFNNVAINGVTELLSGGNLPFADGEVDPEAIRITPGGSVLWSSEGNVNGGVDPFVRIADMDGSYKSSISISNKFKVDADENRGPRHNGVIEGLSVAHDKNGYWASMELPLAQDGPEPMVEDTDSPVRIVHIDDSGAFGKEFAYELDPIARKFNETSFTVNGIVEILEYDTDKFLVLERSFSTGYADGGNDVKIYDVDASRATDVSGMDSLLDADYKKATKKLLFDFESVRNQLTDGVVDNIEGITFGPELENGNRSLVLVADNNFSAFGPQLNQFILLEVK, from the coding sequence ATGAAAAACTTTACCTTAGAAATTGTGGGATTAATGATTCTCACAACAATCATATCCTGTGAGCACTTAGATGATTTTGTAGGTCATGGAGGAGCACAAAATAGCGAAATTACAAGTTTGGAGTTTGTGGATGAATATGTGTTGCCGGACGGTACAATGTATGCAGATACCCAAGTTGGCGGTCTTTCTGCTATAGATTATGCAGATGGAAAATGGTATATGATCAGTGATGACCCTAAAGCGCCTATTCGCTTTTATAATGCGGATATTCAGTTTGATGATAACGGATTTAATAATGTAGCCATAAACGGGGTGACTGAATTGTTGAGTGGAGGTAATTTGCCGTTTGCAGATGGCGAAGTAGACCCTGAAGCTATTCGGATAACACCGGGTGGTAGCGTGCTTTGGTCTAGCGAAGGAAACGTGAATGGAGGTGTTGATCCTTTTGTTCGTATAGCGGATATGGACGGTAGTTATAAATCAAGCATTTCTATATCTAATAAATTTAAAGTAGATGCCGATGAAAACCGTGGACCTAGGCACAATGGCGTAATTGAAGGTCTTAGTGTTGCTCACGATAAAAACGGCTATTGGGCTTCTATGGAGCTGCCACTTGCGCAGGACGGTCCAGAACCAATGGTTGAGGATACAGATTCTCCAGTACGGATTGTCCATATAGATGATTCCGGTGCTTTTGGAAAAGAGTTTGCTTATGAGTTGGACCCGATTGCTAGAAAATTTAATGAGACGTCTTTTACCGTAAACGGAATTGTTGAAATTTTGGAATATGACACAGATAAATTCTTAGTTCTGGAACGTTCTTTTTCAACAGGTTATGCAGATGGTGGTAACGATGTAAAAATCTATGATGTTGATGCTTCTCGCGCTACGGATGTAAGTGGTATGGATAGCCTCTTGGATGCCGATTACAAAAAAGCGACCAAGAAATTGTTGTTCGATTTTGAAAGTGTTCGTAATCAGTTAACGGATGGAGTAGTAGATAATATAGAGGGAATTACATTTGGTCCTGAATTAGAAAACGGAAACCGTTCGTTGGTTTTGGTAGCGGACAATAACTTTAGTGCTTTCGGTCCACAATTAAACCAATTCATATTATTGGAAGTAAAATAA
- a CDS encoding DNA-3-methyladenine glycosylase I, with translation MEKHRCGWCKGDALYEAYHDEEWGSPVKDDAVLFEFLVLETFQAGLSWITILRKRENFRKAFDNFDYKKIVAYEEDKIQDLLQDAGIIRNKLKVRATVSNASAFLKIQDEYGSFSNYIWSFVDHTQIKNSVENYKTAPATTPLSDTFSKDLKKRGFKFVGSTVVYAFMQAVGMVNDHEMSCFRFNEV, from the coding sequence ATGGAAAAACACAGATGCGGTTGGTGCAAAGGTGATGCGCTCTATGAAGCCTACCACGATGAAGAATGGGGTTCTCCCGTAAAAGATGACGCCGTACTTTTTGAATTTTTAGTCTTGGAAACCTTTCAAGCGGGATTAAGTTGGATTACCATTTTAAGAAAGCGGGAAAATTTCAGAAAGGCATTTGACAATTTTGATTATAAAAAGATTGTTGCCTATGAAGAGGATAAAATTCAAGATTTACTACAAGATGCAGGAATCATCAGAAATAAATTGAAAGTTCGCGCAACAGTTTCCAATGCTTCTGCGTTCTTAAAAATACAAGATGAATATGGGAGTTTCAGTAACTACATTTGGAGTTTTGTTGACCATACACAAATAAAAAACAGCGTAGAAAATTATAAAACTGCTCCTGCAACCACACCCCTTTCAGACACATTCAGCAAAGATTTGAAAAAGAGAGGCTTTAAATTTGTTGGCAGCACAGTAGTCTATGCCTTCATGCAGGCCGTGGGTATGGTAAACGACCATGAAATGTCTTGTTTTAGATTTAATGAAGTTTAA
- a CDS encoding DUF2490 domain-containing protein, with translation MITYYIKRLALIFSLLFSIIGFSQENVTGYFQPDISLNYKVHTNYSHNFKIAQRAFIYEDDFSYRIRQLDLSHFSIVKIGFHQSLGIGVQYRFRNTFDAPGEDELRITEQYKFSHTYGNLTVGNRFRAEQRISPSKTIHRFRYRLSLNAPLKGEKLDIGEPYFSIAAEPLLSIAKKDKPVYDQRITSYFGYLLNRETRLEIGAEYRAEEYTQTTHHIYFLLTSLIFSL, from the coding sequence ATGATCACGTACTATATTAAAAGGCTTGCTTTAATTTTTAGCTTGCTCTTCAGCATTATTGGTTTTAGTCAAGAAAATGTTACTGGATACTTTCAGCCGGATATTTCTTTAAATTATAAAGTACATACCAATTACTCTCATAACTTTAAGATTGCGCAACGTGCGTTCATTTACGAAGACGATTTTTCATACCGAATAAGGCAACTAGACCTTTCGCATTTCTCTATTGTAAAGATTGGCTTTCACCAAAGTTTGGGGATCGGTGTTCAATACCGGTTTAGAAATACTTTTGACGCCCCTGGCGAAGACGAACTTAGAATAACCGAGCAATATAAGTTTTCCCACACTTACGGAAATTTAACCGTGGGCAACCGCTTTAGAGCAGAACAGCGAATTTCACCATCAAAAACGATTCATCGCTTTCGGTATCGTCTTTCATTAAACGCACCTTTGAAAGGTGAAAAACTTGATATTGGGGAGCCCTATTTCTCTATCGCTGCAGAACCTCTTCTTAGTATTGCTAAAAAGGACAAACCTGTCTATGATCAACGCATCACTTCTTATTTTGGCTATTTGCTTAACCGAGAAACAAGGCTAGAAATAGGCGCTGAGTACCGCGCAGAGGAATACACCCAAACCACGCATCATATTTACTTTTTACTTACCTCACTTATTTTCAGCCTGTAA
- a CDS encoding thioredoxin family protein has protein sequence MAVPTTENNTTQLIEKALSQAVSYEDYRAMVNQLALEGKATGPVQTEALANYTMLNDRRMKRFDKTVKVSAEDAEAIAKLDKKVQLIVLTESWCGDAAPALPVINKVAQLNDNIDFKVVLRDENVDLMNQFLTNGGMSIPKLIVWDEENQEVLADWGPRPELAAKLVADHKEKYGELLSEIKEEIQQWYNKDKGQSTLKEVLTRLPLK, from the coding sequence ATGGCTGTACCTACAACAGAAAATAACACGACGCAATTAATAGAAAAAGCACTTTCGCAAGCTGTTTCATATGAAGATTACCGAGCAATGGTAAATCAATTAGCACTAGAAGGAAAGGCAACAGGCCCTGTGCAAACCGAAGCCTTAGCAAATTACACCATGCTTAATGATCGCCGTATGAAGCGTTTTGACAAAACCGTAAAGGTGAGTGCCGAAGATGCCGAGGCTATTGCTAAGCTGGATAAAAAAGTACAACTGATTGTCTTGACGGAAAGTTGGTGTGGTGATGCGGCCCCAGCGTTACCGGTAATCAACAAAGTGGCACAGTTGAATGATAATATAGATTTTAAAGTGGTTTTAAGGGATGAGAATGTAGACCTTATGAATCAGTTTTTAACCAATGGCGGTATGTCTATTCCTAAATTGATTGTTTGGGATGAGGAAAACCAAGAGGTGTTAGCGGATTGGGGCCCAAGACCTGAACTTGCTGCAAAATTAGTAGCGGACCATAAAGAAAAGTATGGTGAGTTGTTATCTGAGATTAAAGAGGAAATACAGCAGTGGTATAATAAAGATAAGGGACAATCAACATTAAAAGAAGTATTAACGCGCCTTCCCTTGAAATAG
- the aat gene encoding leucyl/phenylalanyl-tRNA--protein transferase, with protein MQDQGHKNSLLFLSEELVFPSVENANYDGLLAAGGDLSVGRLLLAYKSGIFPWFNDDALVLWWSPDPRMVLYPHNIKVSKSMRKVLRDGRFRLTKNTCFKEVIEACSSVPRENQDGTWITDKMKNSYLRLHEKGYATSYEVWENDVLVGGLYGVDLGTIFCGESMFSKVSNASKFAFIKLAQELEAKNYKLIDCQIHTDHLESLGAEEIPRSDFIKILQAENK; from the coding sequence GTGCAAGATCAAGGTCATAAAAACTCATTACTTTTTTTATCGGAAGAACTGGTTTTTCCTTCGGTGGAAAATGCCAATTACGATGGTCTTTTGGCAGCCGGTGGAGACTTGTCCGTTGGACGGTTATTGTTAGCCTATAAGAGCGGAATCTTTCCGTGGTTTAATGATGATGCCTTGGTGTTATGGTGGAGTCCTGATCCACGAATGGTATTGTATCCACATAACATAAAAGTATCTAAAAGTATGCGCAAAGTACTGCGCGATGGCCGTTTTCGTTTAACCAAAAACACTTGTTTTAAAGAAGTTATAGAGGCCTGCTCCAGTGTTCCCAGAGAAAATCAAGATGGCACATGGATAACCGATAAAATGAAAAATTCCTATTTGAGACTACATGAAAAAGGATACGCTACCTCGTATGAAGTTTGGGAGAATGATGTGCTGGTAGGCGGACTTTATGGCGTTGACCTTGGGACGATTTTTTGCGGTGAAAGTATGTTCAGTAAAGTAAGTAATGCTTCAAAATTTGCATTTATAAAACTCGCGCAAGAATTAGAAGCTAAAAACTACAAACTCATAGATTGCCAAATTCATACGGATCACCTTGAAAGCTTAGGTGCCGAAGAGATTCCTCGTAGCGATTTTATTAAAATATTACAGGCTGAAAATAAGTGA
- a CDS encoding energy transducer TonB family protein, whose protein sequence is MSIIVLALYNIHLGQDKEQDDYVVEMMMEEDIAELLEEKEELQQEIEKADPIKSHMAYNETAKPSYGNPEPLKTLEELMNEKMEAESSDNPNDEMLSDSEYAERVKELKKKRKEAKQMLGEKEAQKKEFTNNLAKRRTSVSYSLVNRSNYRLPPPIYTCIEGGKVVVNIQVDATGNVVDADYNSKSSGTSNGCLIDNAIAYALKAKFSSGEKSVQKGTITYLFQGKAR, encoded by the coding sequence ATGTCTATAATCGTGTTGGCACTCTACAACATACACTTAGGCCAAGATAAAGAGCAGGACGACTATGTGGTTGAAATGATGATGGAAGAAGATATTGCCGAACTTCTTGAAGAAAAAGAAGAACTACAGCAAGAGATTGAAAAAGCAGACCCAATTAAAAGCCACATGGCTTATAACGAAACTGCAAAACCTAGTTATGGCAACCCAGAACCTCTAAAGACTCTAGAAGAGTTGATGAACGAGAAAATGGAGGCCGAAAGCAGTGACAACCCAAATGACGAGATGCTTTCTGATTCCGAATATGCTGAACGCGTTAAAGAATTAAAAAAGAAGCGTAAAGAAGCCAAGCAAATGCTAGGTGAAAAAGAAGCGCAAAAGAAAGAATTCACCAATAATCTTGCAAAACGCCGTACGTCAGTTTCTTACTCATTGGTAAACCGAAGTAATTACAGATTACCTCCTCCAATTTATACATGTATAGAAGGAGGTAAAGTTGTTGTAAATATTCAAGTAGATGCAACCGGTAACGTAGTAGATGCCGATTATAATTCAAAAAGCTCAGGTACTTCCAACGGCTGTTTAATAGACAATGCCATTGCTTACGCGCTTAAAGCTAAGTTTAGTTCTGGTGAAAAATCGGTTCAGAAAGGAACCATTACCTACCTATTTCAAGGGAAGGCGCGTTAA
- a CDS encoding DUF3127 domain-containing protein has translation MEVQGKVKMVGETQTFGNNGFRKREIVVTTEEQYPQHIMVEFVQDKTDLLNNFSVGQDVKISINLRGREWTNPQGEVKYFNSIQGWRIEGAQKEQSAAGMPPVPPAEAFQPADNLNEEDHDDLPF, from the coding sequence ATGGAAGTTCAAGGAAAAGTAAAAATGGTAGGAGAAACCCAAACGTTTGGTAACAACGGGTTCAGAAAGCGCGAAATAGTAGTAACTACAGAAGAGCAGTATCCACAACATATAATGGTTGAGTTCGTACAAGATAAAACGGATTTGCTAAACAACTTTAGCGTTGGGCAGGATGTAAAAATCAGCATCAACTTAAGAGGTAGAGAGTGGACAAACCCACAGGGTGAGGTAAAGTATTTTAACTCTATTCAAGGATGGAGAATTGAAGGTGCTCAAAAAGAACAGAGTGCGGCAGGTATGCCTCCGGTGCCACCAGCAGAGGCTTTTCAGCCAGCTGATAACCTTAACGAAGAAGATCACGACGATTTGCCTTTCTAA
- a CDS encoding DinB family protein, translating into MKRKSIFTLLVLFFSMGTQVFAQDAIFIEDYLERMETSKAYLLLISESMPEDKYNFKAVPEAMSFAEHLMHIGWAMDWHSQSLMGGREARDWDTDTELKVDEKSKKEMVDAITTVFDKTIKFIENYDVTKLDEELDYFGAQRSKRQILLLLSDHITHHRAQMLVYMRLNGLKPPRYVLYQ; encoded by the coding sequence ATGAAACGGAAATCAATTTTCACCCTGTTAGTGCTATTTTTCTCTATGGGTACACAAGTTTTTGCCCAAGATGCTATTTTTATTGAGGATTATCTTGAAAGAATGGAAACCTCTAAAGCGTATCTGCTTTTAATTTCGGAGTCTATGCCAGAAGATAAATACAATTTTAAGGCTGTGCCTGAAGCAATGAGTTTTGCCGAACATTTAATGCATATTGGTTGGGCAATGGACTGGCATAGTCAGTCGTTAATGGGAGGTCGCGAAGCCAGAGATTGGGATACCGATACCGAACTTAAAGTTGATGAAAAATCAAAAAAAGAAATGGTTGATGCTATTACGACGGTATTTGATAAAACCATTAAGTTCATTGAAAACTACGATGTAACCAAACTAGATGAAGAGCTAGATTATTTTGGAGCACAAAGAAGCAAAAGGCAGATTCTATTATTGCTATCAGACCATATAACCCACCATCGTGCTCAAATGTTAGTGTATATGCGGTTGAACGGGCTAAAGCCGCCAAGGTATGTTTTGTATCAATAG
- the truB gene encoding tRNA pseudouridine(55) synthase TruB has translation MDSRTEEDFLTGQILLIDKPIGWTSFQAVNKLKWVIRSKFKLKKFKIGHAGTLDPLATGLLLICCGKFTKRIPELQGQVKEYTGTITLGATTPSYDLETEVDQTYPTEHITEALLNKTLPQFIGDIEQRPPVFSALKKDGKRLYEYAREGKDVEIKMRSVHVSTFEITEINLPNVKFRIVCSKGTYIRSLAHDLGQALQSGGHLSELRRTKIGDYNVNIAIDPNEFAENLLGKTTES, from the coding sequence ATGGATTCTCGCACCGAAGAAGACTTTCTTACCGGACAAATACTACTTATAGACAAGCCAATTGGTTGGACGTCTTTTCAGGCGGTAAACAAACTAAAATGGGTTATCCGCTCAAAATTTAAGCTTAAGAAATTTAAAATTGGGCATGCAGGCACGCTTGACCCCTTGGCAACAGGCCTTTTGCTAATTTGTTGTGGAAAATTCACCAAACGAATTCCAGAACTTCAAGGGCAAGTAAAAGAATATACGGGTACCATTACTCTTGGAGCCACTACCCCTTCTTATGATCTAGAAACCGAAGTTGACCAAACATACCCTACCGAACACATTACCGAAGCACTCCTCAATAAAACCCTGCCTCAATTTATAGGCGATATTGAACAACGCCCACCTGTTTTTTCGGCCTTAAAAAAAGATGGTAAACGGCTTTACGAATATGCGCGGGAAGGAAAGGATGTAGAAATAAAGATGCGAAGCGTACACGTTTCTACCTTTGAAATCACCGAAATTAACCTCCCAAATGTTAAATTTAGAATAGTTTGCAGTAAAGGCACATATATAAGATCTTTGGCACACGATTTGGGACAAGCACTACAGAGCGGCGGGCATTTATCTGAACTCAGAAGAACCAAAATAGGTGACTACAACGTAAATATTGCCATTGATCCTAATGAATTTGCAGAAAATTTACTCGGTAAAACGACGGAATCGTAA